The genomic stretch aaaaaataaaatacatataatataaacagtctaaatgttgttttcaataagggggattcaaattagttttaactgttCATTTCAGTGGGAAAATTTTTCAGGATATATCATTGTTGTGCCTTTGTtattgttagaattttttttttagagattttaagtATAATTTGAATTCATTCATGAAGACAATACATTTGGGGGATGATTTCATAACTCTATTCTTGTGGATGAAAAATTTTGCAAAACAAAGGATAACGATGCAACAtagttaattgtttttgttttgcaaaagcATACCAGAAGTGACATCATTTGCAGAGATAGCAGCTCGaaataatatgattttttgtttaatcCAATTGTGAATGTTGACTCAGAATGTTTGTATCACATCACATGAGAAGAAGACATAGTCCGTGGTTGCAATGGAATTTCCACAGAATGTGCATAAATTGAGCATAGCCTGATAATTGTATGAAATTAACACTGTCCACTCAGTGTTTGTATTTCAAAACGAAAATTAAATACcctctcattttttgttttttaatatcctTTTGTGAACAGAGTTTCCAATAACTCAATGTATGCCTTCAACAGACGCCGACCGGAAGCTGTAACACCAAGAGGCTAAGGACTTAGCCTAGGGTGTCATCAAGGGCAGGCAGAGTCTAAACCatgctgctgccccaacagttttgaccaattagatagttgcacattcacattataaaactctgtgtaaaagtaagatAGGGACCCTTTCTTTGATGGTGGTTGCAGCTAACTGTTTCACAAACTGCGAAGGTCCATGTTAAAAGGAtattactctcctctcatctgttctgcaaaaaatgaACATTACAGAGGCTGGGGAAATCCATGGTGTCCTCAGAGATCGTGCAGAGAAAGCACCCTCcgcgtggtggtggtggagttACATACCACTGTTTCTGTCCTTGCAGAAACCTCCAACACCATCATGGCCACTGCTGCCACCAGCTCAACCAGAAGGAAGTGTGTGCTGGTTGTGCACAGGCCTATAGAAGAGGCCTTCGTATAGAGCACCAGGTCACATGGTGCAGGACCtcacatcacattacatcaaTACAATATAACtggcaaaaaatacaacaatttcATGCATACAATGTTGCTGAATTTggtgaaatacagtaaaaatatcaaatatcactACTTTTCTTCAAAATTAAATGCTGACACCACAGAATGCATGGTTTTATACCATAATGGcagttagatttaaaaaaaaaaagtggttttaaTGGAGGTCAATAAGGCATTTTTGGCCATGAAGGTGTCCAGAGGAAGTATttggcactacataaaaaagactcatgcaatcaaatcaattttgttgctcatctttgacatatccaagactctaatcaccaccaaagCCCTGTCCCCCTACTATATATTATACAGAAATAGTTGTAACAGtacaacagttttgtttttttggaagggTCAAAATCCTGAAAATGATTTTATAGTTGGTAGTTTTGAATaaatctgaagttgtttaagagatttatagaaaaaaatatggatgtatggtgatttaatagcagaaACGAAGGTGTCCAGAGAGTGCAAAGTTTGAGGAGGGCAAAAGGGGTAAATATTAACTACACTGATTATTTTACAAGTGTAATAAGTCCCAAAGACATGCTTTACAATGCAGGTGAAAGACTGCACAAGTGACTGACAACACAGTTGCAGAGGTGTCCCACACTCTAAGAAAAGATTCAGGAGGTTAGTtagtatgacttaaaaacatgagcttttctaacataaaaaatacaatttgttacatgtccattgttttattaagttgataacttatttcaagaagttgatcaaaattaaaaatgaataaagatgTCTTAACTCAGAAATATTTTGGAAAGATTTTGGataagcatttctgccttcacttaacaaggaaaAGTATTAAGGTAATGAAACTTAATATTCTATGACAATAtgtctgacttaagtgaaataagttacttatactcaataaaattgaggtaacAATTTCCATGAGTaggaagaaagtaaaataaaggagttatagcaaCTCAAATAGAAtaatttgaccacttattaacactaaaacgttgatataaaaattgaattggttcaacataatttagcttgtagaggacaaaacaaatcatgttggtcGTACCAGACTAATTGAGTTAGTTCAGCTATAAAAGTCTCattggaaatactcaataatgtcttagttggaattactaaaaaagataaatgcaaattgttacaacaatttttttaagtaacatgcattaaattaagcaaaaaaggactcacattgaccaaaaaaggaccacaaaagacacaaattgaccaaaaaagacacaaattgaccacaaaatgataaaaaaagacacaaaatggccaaaaaagacacaaaatgacaataaaagacacaaaatgacaaaaacaacaacacaaaatagacattaaatgaccaaaaagactaaaacacattaacacagtggagacagagctgacttccaaaatgatttggcgacccccagaaatcatctcgcgaccccaattggggtcgggatcccaaggttgagaatagctgatttatAGTATCTTTTCCTGCATATTAGAGGTTACATTACACAAAACATACACcaaacaaatagacacagatacaaacatacacaaaaaccacagtatcaaagaaaacatacacTAATATGTTGTGACATGTGACCccctcaaataaaaatattaatcatcTAATTTAGGAAATAAGGTATTAGAGCTGCAGTCATTATGAAATGTGTACAAAAAATTAGCAGCAACCAAATTATTCTGGCCCAGTTGCAGGTTTAAATGACCGAAGCTAGCCTAAACAATATGTCTACAGCACCTTTACAATAACCTATAGACTTATAGGCACATTGGCAGGTGTCACAAGTAGAACTAACTCCATCAGCAGACCATGagtaaatatatacagtcacaCTGGCAGACTTCAAATCAtattcctttattttctttataactTAACCTGCATGGCAGTcatacaaacaacaaatatgGCGCCTGAGAGGCAATAGATCAAAAGAATCACTCAAAATACACCTAAAGATGATTGAGTGGTATTACTGGCTGGGGATTCGGCATCATGGTGGCATTTTGGGTCGACTAGTGCACGAGATAAAGAAGGCACAAAAGTAATGGCTTTTGACAGATATTCAATCATGACAGACATGTTTCTTTTAGTATTTATGTGTCATTAccgtgtcatgtcacagttatgacagtatcatcCAAAAAAATGGCTTGTAAACAAAGTCCACTGGATTGTATAAACCCTCATGATTTATGACAACCATAACTGAGCAGTTATTACATCAGAATCATGACGGTTCATGGCCTTTTTACAGTACTTTTTCATAAATGCTTACCTTTTTCTTTGTACAATTTGATCACTATTATTGCTTTTACAGTGCAATTCATGTCTCCTATAGAGTACCACTACTTCCTGTTTATAGTTGTTTGCTACCTTAACAATCTTAGATTttggacatttattttgaaatacaaaaGAGCATTTTATTCATGAAGATACAACCTCCAACCTGCATGAATCATGCAATTGCAGGAAGCAAATGGTGGATTTTATAAACATGATTAAGAGAAAGTTAAAATGATACATCATAATTAATATCATTCAGAGTGCAGTATTCTATTACAAAATGTCTGCATGTCATTTTCATGGCTCAGTGGAATTACCCTGTTTACATGTTTGCATTAAACATTTTGTCTGGCTCGCTTtacatatttttcactttttgtcaCTGAATTGAGCAGCACTCTGAAACCACACCTTCTCCACCTGCTCCTTTCCCAGCTCCCAGAGGTTTTGGAGAATGTGGACGCCCTTCTTGGTTGTAATCATCAGATACTCTGCGTTCTCCGGATGCAAGGTCACGGAGTAACGAGCTATAACCAACGACTGGCAGAAGCGGGACAGCACAAGCACGTAGAGACACTCTTTCTCTGCCTCGCTGAGGGGAAGGACACTTTCCCAGCCTGCGAGGACAGGTCCACCCACCTCTATGGGATTAGGATGCTCTGTCATCATGTACATGATCGTGATGGCGAGCTCATGGATGTAGTAGCCACTGTTCATGTCCCCGAAGTCAAGGATGCCAGAAATCCTGTAGCCGTCGCTGTCATCGGGTTGTACGAGCACATTGAGGTCATTGAAGTCACCGTGGTTAATGCCTTAGAAGAGGAAGAAATGAAACTTTCTTATCACTCATGTATTCAATTACACATATCAGTCTCTGCTGCCAGTACACAATGTGCCAATGAGCTGTAATAAGGGAGTAGGGTTGTAACGATAAGAAGAATTGCAACTCGATAGCGATACTCTTCTGCGACATTTTctataccacaaggataaaaacaaagaccccaaaatttaacagaaatatttttatttacaagaaaaatgcaacatgtaaaaattaacagaacagaatattttctcttaggttattaagtttactgatatactgtatgttttatgtggtaattatgttgatgcttgtttgtgtctagttttagttttaatgttatttaatgtgctaaagttcttatttattatttatttatttaggttggttttgtgattttgttgttctttttcttttttttttcttttttactgtgtttgtccattggtgacttattttgtgttttgtttaaaataataataaaaaaaattaaaattaacagaaccacaggttaaatatttataattaaaaaaagctgtgcaaaaagaaactgcaactatgataacaagcttcagatactcgatacttttgaaaatgagtatcgtatccggatacaacgttttagtatcaatacttttgacaaccctataaGGGAGGTAGTAGAGGAGTTTGTACTTGCCGGCTccctaattaaaacatttttttcatactcaCATTTGCGGAAATTGGAGCGCTGAGGGACCACAGAGGTCTGGTACTGATGGAGGACAGACTTCACAACCTTATTAAGAGGATCTCCATCTAAGACATGGATGTACTTCTCCAGGAGGAGAACATTTGACAGACTCCATAAGaagttctctctctgcagctcacTGAGATGATGATGCTCCATCTGGGGAAACAACAAATATACAGAGAAGTGGAAGGTGGCTGCatggatacgcttcaagactctagctctggcttactccgctgctaatggttcaaGTCCAGCATAAATCCAGTCAAACCCTACACCCCTGCTCaccctctccgctctgcatcagcccaAATGATGACTGGTCAGTGGTATTTTGGGTCGACTAGTGCACGagataaaaaaggcacaaaagtaATGgcttttgactgatattcaatcatGACAGACATGTTTCttctagtatttatttattgttttctgacatttacaaATGCTGACTGTTTTATGTTGGATGTCAGTATGTTATGCATGATGACTGGTCAGTTCACATAGTTTCTCAACCTTTGAATATTTAGCCATGGCTTTTAAATCTCAATTCTACCATTATCCATTTATAGACCTGTACGAATGAGAATCCTACATTCTTGTAGGGAGCTGGCAAGCACAAACACTCCTTTACTACCTCCTTTATCACAGCTCATTGGCACATTGTGTACTGGCAGCAGAGACTGATTTGTGTAATTGAACACATGAGTGATAAGGAATTTAGGTTACACATAAACAAAGTTTAATTTCTTCCTCTTCTAAGGCATTAACCACGGTGACTTCAATGACCTCAGTGTGCTCGTACAACCCGATGACAGCGACGGCTACAGGATTTCTGGCATCCTTGACTTCGGGGACATGAACAGTGGCTACTACATCCATGAGCTCGCCATATCCTGTTGTTTCTCTGTAATCCAATTAAGTGTTCAGAATGTTCCTTATACTTAACGCCATATTGACAACACTAGTTTTGAGTAAATGGGACTAGTTTTGAGTAAATTATATAAAGGTTTCTTAAAGGGTGTTACCATTATACCTCTTTTAGGATCAAGTCCATTCTGGCTGCCGTCTTGCCGGTTTCATACAGTAACTGTGGTGTTAGAGGAACCTTGGAAATAGTGGTTCCAGGCAAATAAGTTAGCAGTCGCACCAGGTACTCTTGACAGCCATAGCCACAATCTGCAAAGGTAAAGACAGGATAAGTGTAAAAGCCGCTCCCCTCgctctcatgaagccagtctaagttatgtctgtgaagattataaggacatactttattaaactaaatatatttcactttgatatgaatgaacaatataaccataatgaggcacaattcattgtttggtggtaaaataatattttctatatttttaaacatatttttcattcacaaattcattaccgtaatgtgtccagataaaaatgtcatggtttccctacacttatatacaataaatattttatcaaaacttagaaaaaaatatatatacacatttgtttaaaaatgtataatttaacacaaTATAATCAagcataatggtttttaacaatgtataaagaacaaaatctgaatgaaaattgatgagaaaaaatggttaaatgttacagtcatgatagaattgtttgaattaaaatatgtgtatattttaataaaaaaatacattttggtgataccaacTACTCTTATATTTAAATGCTTgccaaggaaaaaaaacaacaacaaaaaaacctttcgttgttttttctaatttaaaaatgtgttactgtaatgaattttgctcacagtgtctctaaaaatgtcagaaaatacctcgCCCTCaagctggcctcacgttgaacgtgacatttacgcgtcctgtgattggatatggatacttactagtttgagccacggcagtgctatgcagatcaacagagtcacacccggccgggactgttaacggtatgtcaataatctggcgcattggcgcagctgtgtggttgtactcaaagcaacaggtcacagaaagtcgtgatacgtcacgttttgacatgaaaaagttttttttacaaagagacttgtttattgtgtcgctgtcgccaaagtatggccgtcttgttagtgtctttctgatattaaactgcgattttgcaatgtattgtacaatcttgttaaagcttgcatattctttgtggactcatttaataaaactttttggaaagataattttaaagacccttttatttttaagttttgacagtagcatatcagatatgttttaattgctgatgcggtattgttgatttttaaaatgcgccggataatagcccattttgtaaacaactgaggtgatgcaatgcctagtagtgcttaagtgtgtttctaactactctccagtcctggtgttataaatgctggcaaaatgaaaggtatttattgactaagttggacatcactgaaggcctaagtgtgaaatgcaccgcccgccactgaCTCAGagtatatattttctttcaagTGCCCTTTAGGCGTTGGGTTTTGAGGGCAGTGTTTGTTTGAGGCTTGTTTAAAAGCTCTGAACTgctatgtgtatatatgtgtgtatatatgtgtgttcacATGCGTGTTTGTATATTCATCAGTGTACATGGAGACAAAGCCTGTGGACCCCATGAAATTGGGGGGAGCGGGAGGGCGGTTGTCTacctatttttcattattatcataataCTCAATATTGTTAATATGTTTGGTTGGTAGTTttgccattgttatttatttatttatttattttttgtttgttatgccacactaccattttatcttctttgttgctgttgctattattgcccaattgatgtttgccacacctgcttgtttgtttgttttaaactaaatggaaaaaacaaaaaattgatcacaaaaaaacctAACAACTAAACAGCAGCACGCCTCTTTTCTTTCTCAACCGGCTAAACTTGTAGTGTAAAcatgtacagttgaaaccagaagtttacatacactatataaaaagacacatatgcttttttttctgactgtctgacatgaaatcagacatcacttttcctgttttaggtccgttaggattaccaaaattatttctatttgctaattgccagaataatgagagaaggatttttttagacaattttttattactttcttcaaagtcagaagtttacatacactaacattattatgccttgaaacaatttgggaaagcccagatgattctatcatgtctttggaagcttctgataggtttattgacgacatttgagttaattcgagacacacctgtggatgtattttatgacacacctgaaacacactgcttctttgtgtgacatcatgggaaagtcaaaagaaatcaaccaaaatatcaggaagagaattgtggacttgcacaagtctggttcatccttgggtgcaatttccagatgcctgaaggtgccacattcatctgttcaaataattatacccaagtataaacaccatgggaatgtccagccatcatagcgctcaggaaggagacgggttctgtgtcccagagatgaacgtgctttggtccaaaatgtgcatatcaacccaagaacaaaagcaaaagaccttgtgaagatgctggctgaagctggtaagagtgagTCATTATCCAGAGTGAAACAAGTACTGTACCAACATggactgaaaggccactctgccaggaagaagccattactccaaaagaaacataaaaacgacagattacagtttgcaaatgcacacaaggacaaagaccttaatttttggtctgacaaaactgtaatctgtcttttatatgccagaatgtgtaaaaaaaaaaaaaaacatacggacctgggggaggggggtcatattttgagaaaaaaagttacaaatttatgagaaaaaaatctcaaattaatggtaaagttacaaatttatgagaaaaaaatctcaaatcaacggtaaaaaaagttacaaatttgtgagaaaaaaatctcaaattaatggtaaaaaagttgaagagattaaagtggcaaatctacgataaaaaaatgtgcagatttatgagatttaaagtggtgaatctgcgggaaaaaaaatgttttcacttttttctttcgtaaatctgtgacttttttcgcgcagatttgccactttaaatctcttaaatctgtgactttttttcttgtagatttgccactttaatctagtaacgtAGCCTggtctttgctgattagctggaagaaatccatgtggttctacaaccTCACAGACATGGGGatcccattttgatatccactgaagttaccaaatatagttctttgcccgtttttttttcaaaagtttgaattttgtatgtgtttatcagttccaaagtttaataaatctgacactgatggcacagcgctctgtttttaggtcttttttttcaaccaaaaatgcttttagggggtacttggctgaaaaatatttcacagggggtacatcactgaaaaaaggttgagaaccactggttcCGCGTATAATGACCATCAAGATTTTCAGACGAATGAGACATTATTTATCAGGTGTGGCTGTGTGACTGCTCTCATACCTGTTTCCTCCAGGCTCAGGAGCTGTCCTGAGGTGTTGGGCAGGGCTGTTTGAGCTGGAAGTCCATTCTGGTGCAGGTAGGACATGGCATATGTTTGCACCTCAACCAGGCTGGAATTC from Centropristis striata isolate RG_2023a ecotype Rhode Island chromosome 9, C.striata_1.0, whole genome shotgun sequence encodes the following:
- the LOC131978280 gene encoding hydroxylysine kinase-like; amino-acid sequence: MAMKHAKPNFSQSQVVEMVERLFRLTPSEIRSLPSYDDQNFYVAAMEGGEYVLKIMNSEDSKNSSLVEVQTYAMSYLHQNGLPAQTALPNTSGQLLSLEETDCGYGCQEYLVRLLTYLPGTTISKVPLTPQLLYETGKTAARMDLILKEMEHHHLSELQRENFLWSLSNVLLLEKYIHVLDGDPLNKVVKSVLHQYQTSVVPQRSNFRKCINHGDFNDLNVLVQPDDSDGYRISGILDFGDMNSGYYIHELAITIMYMMTEHPNPIEVGGPVLAGWESVLPLSEAEKECLYVLVLSRFCQSLVIARYSVTLHPENAEYLMITTKKGVHILQNLWELGKEQVEKVWFQSAAQFSDKK